One genomic window of Ruminococcus gauvreauii includes the following:
- a CDS encoding TetR/AcrR family transcriptional regulator produces MPRFTEQEKEIISGKLLIEGEKLFALHGLKKVTVDDLVAAVNISKGSFYAFYPSKEHLYVEINFRLQKELFESIETTIKKKKYKNHRDLAKDAIKLSLTGLITSPILSQIDLSIMDYLQRKLSPDIFESHMHNDIRILEILEDLGVVFLVPHTVIIKSLYSVLSCLEQFKEDEELNMIQNLLVNGIIQQVVAE; encoded by the coding sequence TTGCCACGGTTTACAGAACAAGAGAAAGAGATCATCAGCGGTAAACTTTTGATAGAGGGAGAAAAGCTGTTTGCATTACACGGTTTGAAAAAAGTAACGGTTGATGATTTAGTGGCCGCCGTAAACATATCAAAGGGGTCTTTCTATGCTTTTTATCCCAGTAAAGAACATCTATATGTGGAAATCAATTTTCGCTTACAAAAAGAGCTATTTGAAAGTATAGAAACAACAATTAAAAAGAAAAAATATAAGAACCATAGAGATTTAGCAAAGGACGCTATTAAGCTAAGTTTAACGGGTTTGATTACTTCACCTATTCTTTCGCAGATTGACTTATCTATAATGGACTATCTGCAAAGAAAATTATCACCGGATATTTTTGAAAGCCATATGCACAATGATATTCGTATACTGGAGATACTGGAAGATCTAGGGGTTGTATTTTTGGTTCCGCATACGGTTATTATAAAATCCCTGTATTCTGTTTTGTCCTGTTTGGAACAATTCAAAGAGGATGAAGAACTGAATATGATACAAAACCTTTTAGTGAATGGGATTATTCAGCAAGTAGTAGCAGAGTAA
- a CDS encoding ABC transporter ATP-binding protein encodes MIDVKKLYFSYTEKPFVEDVSFHVGRGEIFGFLGPSGAGKSTIQKVLTGLNTKYKGSVKVAGIEIRERTNRFYENIGVDFEFSTCYEKFTARQNLAYFASLYEKQPRSIDELLHMVGLENDGDKKVADFSKGMRSRLNFIKALIHDPDILFLDEPTSGLDPTNNRLMKDIILAEKKRGKTIIITTHNMYDATELCDQVAFIVAGKVSALDSPHNLIMSRGAAKIQYTYYDNGEKTGECLLDRTTEDKMLKNLISENRLLSIHSSEPTLNDIFVDITGRTLQ; translated from the coding sequence ATGATTGATGTAAAAAAACTGTATTTCAGCTATACTGAAAAGCCCTTTGTTGAAGATGTGAGTTTCCATGTTGGACGTGGAGAAATTTTCGGCTTTTTAGGACCCTCTGGAGCTGGGAAGTCAACCATACAAAAAGTATTGACTGGGCTTAATACAAAATATAAAGGCAGCGTAAAAGTTGCAGGTATTGAAATAAGGGAACGTACAAATCGGTTTTATGAGAATATTGGAGTGGACTTTGAATTTTCTACCTGTTATGAGAAATTTACGGCACGACAAAACCTTGCCTATTTCGCTTCGCTGTATGAAAAGCAGCCCCGGTCTATTGATGAATTATTGCATATGGTAGGCTTGGAAAATGACGGAGACAAAAAGGTTGCCGACTTTTCCAAAGGTATGCGTTCTCGCTTGAATTTTATCAAAGCGTTAATCCATGACCCCGATATATTATTTCTTGATGAACCAACAAGCGGCCTTGACCCTACAAATAATCGCTTGATGAAAGATATTATCCTTGCAGAGAAGAAGCGCGGAAAAACTATCATAATCACCACTCACAATATGTATGACGCAACGGAGCTATGCGATCAGGTAGCTTTTATTGTTGCGGGAAAAGTCAGCGCGTTAGACAGCCCACATAATTTAATCATGTCAAGGGGTGCTGCAAAAATACAATATACCTATTATGACAACGGCGAAAAAACCGGGGAATGTCTGCTTGATAGAACCACAGAGGATAAGATGTTAAAAAATTTAATTTCTGAAAATCGTCTGCTTTCTATCCATAGTAGTGAACCTACGTTAAATGACATTTTCGTTGATATTACGGGGAGGACACTTCAATGA